From Aedes albopictus strain Foshan chromosome 1, AalbF5, whole genome shotgun sequence, one genomic window encodes:
- the LOC109402225 gene encoding scoloptoxin SSD14, translating to MLLKISRKKLILLMVGTIVGVTVFTLAAVYVLHEEEVEDVLDIDDDEDEGGSKRVGAVASNAYECAEIGADILRANGSAADAAIAMMICEEIACPESAGIGGGFLLTLYERETGKVLVMDAREIAARASREDMFVNFKNGTAHGALAIATPGALKGYWVLHEKFGKLPWRKLIEPSIELCYRGHIVNPYMEDAMLDIRKEILETPSLREIFVNPETGDVWRDGDRIYRPDFAETLKVIADEGSNALYSRNGSLLPKLMQDLKEFGSILTEEDFYRYEPRWFTPVSTKVRGDNTVYSAALPGGGTILVHMLNVLNGYPNLNPNDPVTWQRVVETFKHAYGVRTRLGDPSFVPGIEELLRNLTDQGYADNIRDKIKDDRTFYDYDYYGADFSPSEDHGTAHVSVLAPNGDAIAVTSTINDYFGAQLRSPRTGIILNGEMDDFSVPGVINIFGVPASPANFIAPGKRPLSSMSPTIVVDGKGNVRLIAGGAGGTRITTATLQIILRKMFFGQSLESAMDGFRIHHQLAPMEVEYEDDVDETVLEQLRARGHSLKKVKRVATMTAVAREDDSRVTAAFDPRRPGSVAIVEL from the exons ATGCT GTTGAAAATCAGTCGTAAGAAGCTGATCCTGCTGATGGTGGGTACCATCGTGGGGGTAACCGTGTTTACACTGGCCGCTGTCTATGTGCTGCACGAGGAAGAGGTGGAGGACGTTCTGGACATCGATGACGATGAAGATGAAGGCGGAAGTAAACGGGTTGGAGCGGTTGCTTCCAATGCATACGAGTGCGCTGAGATTGGGGCGGATATTCTGCGGGCGAACGGCTCGGCAGCTGATGCCGCTATCGCGATGATGATCTGCGAGGAGATAGCCTGCCCGGAGAGTGCAGGGATTGGTGGCGGATTTCTGCTCACGCTGTATGAGCGTGAAACTGGGAAGGTGCTGGTGATGGATGCTCGAGAGATTGCCGCACGGGCTTCTAGGGAAGATATGTTTGTAAATTTCAAGAATGGGACAGCTCACGGGGCGTTGGCTATAGCGACACCTGGTGCGCTGAAGGGCTACTGGGTGCTACATGAGAAGTTCGGAAAACTACCTTGGAGGAAATTGATCGAGCCGTCGATAGAGCTTTGCTACAGAGGACACATTGTGAATCCGTACATGGAAGATGCCATGCTGGACATTCGTAAGGAGATATTGGAAACACCATCCTTGCGTGAGATTTTTGTAAATCCGGAAACGGGGGATGTGTGGAGAGACGGCGACCGTATTTATAGACCCGACTTTGCAGAAACTCTCAAAGTGATAGCTGACGAGGGATCAAATGCGTTGTACTCTCGAAACGGATCACTTCTACCAAAACTTATGCAGGACTTGAAGGAATTCGGGAGCATTCTAACGGAAGAAGACTTCTACAGATATGA ACCCCGATGGTTTACTCCCGTATCGACCAAGGTGCGAGGAGACAACACCGTCTACAGTGCCGCACTTCCGGGTGGAGGCACCATCCTGGTGCACATGCTGAACGTCCTCAATGGATACCCAAATCTGAATCCAAACGATCCGGTAACGTGGCAACGGGTCGTGGAAACGTTCAAGCACGCCTACGGAGTTCGTACCCGCTTGGGCGATCCCTCGTTCGTCCCGGGAATCGAAGAGCTGCTCCGCAACCTTACCGACCAAGGCTACGCTGACAACATCCGGGATAAAATCAAGGACGACCGAACGTTCTACGACTACGACTACTACGGAGCAGATTTCTCGCCATCGGAAGACCACGGGACGGCTCACGTTTCGGTGTTGGCGCCAAATGGCGATGCCATAGCCGTCACCAGTACGATCAACGATTA CTTTGGTGCCCAACTGCGATCCCCACGCACGGGGATCATCCTCAACGGAGAGATGGACGATTTTTCCGTCCCCGGAGTTATCAACATCTTCGGAGTCCCCGCATCACCGGCAAATTTCATTGCTCCAGGAAAGCGTCCCCTTTCGTCCATGTCCCCCACCATTGTGGTGGACGGTAAAGGAAACGTCCGGCTGATCGCAGGAGGTGCTGGAGGAACGAGAATCACCACGGCAACGCTCCAAATTATTCTACGCAAAATGTTCTTCGGACAGAGTTTGGAGTCGGCGATGGATGGCTTCAGAATACACCACCAGCTGGCGCCGATGGAGGTGGAATACGAGGATGACGTAGACGAGACAGTACTGGAACAGCTGCGGGCGCGAGGACACTCACTGAAAAAGGTTAAACGAGTCGCTACCATGACGGCGGTGGCTAGGGAGGACGACAGCCGGGTGACGGCTGCTTTCGATCCAAGGAGGCCGGGCAGTGTTGCGATAGTTGAGCTGTAG
- the LOC115267223 gene encoding glutathione hydrolase 1 proenzyme-like encodes MLFNLSKKKFLLLSAAAAIVVVALVLGLYFGLRSDDSDGSRGYLPGAAVVSNGDECAAIGAGILRKGGSAVDAAITLMLCEELTSPQSTGIGGGFLATVYNRKTGVVETMDAREMAPAAATEDMFVGDDDAAVLGGLAIGTPGVIKGFWELHERYGNLPWKELFEPVIELARNGITVNPFLVSALQSQRTNLRTIPSLREVFVNPETDDVWEEGDNLKYTILGDAFEVIANEGADSLHAENGTLLPLILEDLKEFGSIITKEDFLNYKPRWLPPASTKLHEGSSVYTMPLPGSGTIAIYILNLLDGYDDLQPEDPLTWHRVVESFKHAYGLRTRVGDPDYVPGIEELVQNLTSKDYAAMIREKIDSDRTFVDYQHYGAEFSEEEDHGTAHVSVLAPNGDAVAITGTINTYFGCKRRSPLTGIVLNNIMDDFSTPGLTNSFGVPASPANYVAPGKRPLSSMTPTIVVDAEGNVRLIAGGAGGTRITTGTVLLVLQSVFFGKNLEDTMSAPRLHHQLAPMAVDVEQTFDQDVINGLRDRGHEVRLSTGIGTMTAIARERDNSVTAAFDPKRGGSWEVLD; translated from the exons ATGCT TTTCAATCTCAGTAAGAAAAAGTTCTTGCTACTGTCGGCCGCAGCGGCTATCGTAGTGGTAGCGCTGGTTCTTGGTCTTTACTTCGGTCTCCGCAGCGATGACTCCGATGGTTCCCGTGGATACCTGCCCGGAGCGGCGGTAGTTTCCAATGGGGATGAATGTGCTGCCATCGGCGCCGGCATATTGCGAAAGGGCGGCTCGGCCGTCGATGCAGCGATCACCCTTATGCTGTGCGAAGAGCTCACATCTCCCCAGAGTACGGGAATCGGCGGTGGGTTCCTGGCCACGGTGTACAACCGGAAGACGGGAGTCGTTGAAACGATGGACGCTCGAGAGATGGCACCGGCTGCCGCTACGGAAGATATGTTTGTTGGTGACGATGATGCAGCTGTTTTGGGAGGGCTGGCGATCGGCACCCCGGGCGTTATCAAAGGCTTCTGGGAACTTCATGAACGCTACGGGAACTTGCCGTGGAAGGAGTTGTTCGAGCCGGTTATTGAGTTGGCTAGGAATGGAATTACTGTGAATCCATTCCTGGTGAGTGCCTTGCAATCGCAACGAACGAATCTTCGGACGATCCCATCGCTACGCGAGGTGTTTGTGAATCCGGAAACTGATGACGTGTGGGAAGAGGGCGATAATTTGAAGTATACTATTCTTGGTGATGCTTTCGAAGTCATTGCAAACGAGGGAGCCGACTCCTTGCATGCAGAAAATGGCACTCTGTTACCGTTGATTCTTGAAGATTTGAAAGAGTTCGGTAGCATTATCACGAAGGAAGACTTCCTGAACTACAA ACCTCGCTGGCTTCCTCCGGCATCCACAAAGCTACACGAAGGATCAAGCGTCTACACAATGCCTCTACCGGGAAGTGGAACTATTGCCATCTACATTCTGAACTTACTTGATGGCTACGATGATCTTCAACCGGAAGATCCCCTCACATGGCATAGAGTCGTTGAAAGCTTCAAGCATGCCTACGGACTACGCACGCGCGTAGGTGATCCAGACTACGTCCCAGGAATCGAAGAACTGGTTCAGAACCTCACCAGCAAGGACTATGCCGCAATGATACGGGAGAAGATCGACAGCGATCGCACGTTTGTCGATTACCAACACTATGGAGCAGAGTTCTCCGAAGAGGAAGACCATGGAACGGCTCACGTTTCGGTGCTTGCTCCAAACGGAGATGCCGTTGCTATAACCGGAACTATAAACACCTA CTTTGGTTGTAAGCGGCGATCTCCTTTGACCGGAATCGTCCTCAATAACATCATGGATGACTTTTCCACTCCTGGACTTACCAACTCCTTCGGAGTTCCTGCATCGCCAGCGAACTACGTTGCACCGGGGAAACGGCCGTTGTCCTCGATGACTCCCACCATCGTGGTTGATGCCGAGGGGAACGTCCGGCTGATTGCGGGTGGTGCTGGTGGGACACGCATTACTACCGGTACCGTACTGTTGGTACTACAAAGCGTATTCTTCGGCAAGAATCTGGAGGATACGATGAGCGCACCGCGGTTGCATCACCAGCTGGCACCGATGGCAGTCGATGTGGAGCAAACGTTCGATCAGGACGTGATCAATGGACTGAGGGATCGAGGCCATGAGGTGCGGTTGTCTACAGGGATCGGCACTATGACTGCCATTGCTAGGGAGCGTGATAACAGTGTCACTGCGGCTTTTGATCCCAAAAGAGGAGGAAGTTGGGAGGTTCTCGATTAA